The Shewanella algae DNA segment GCAAAAAGCGCAAATCATTACTTGACCCGCTCAATGAACAAGAAAGGTTTGTACTGGCGCAGATTAATAGTGCCTTTGCAGACTTGCAGCGCTCGCAGGCAACGATAAAAGCCTACTTATCTTCAGCTGTGGAGCTGAAAGAGAAGCAAGATCAGGTTATGTCTAAGCTGGTTGCTCTGGAGAAGGTCGAAAAAGTCATGACTAAAGTGACTGATGCCAACGACAAGTTATCAGACACATTGAACTCCGAAGATACGGATAAAGCCATCGAGAAGTTTTTGGAGCTAATCGAGTCGGCAAAGTCGCGCCTGCAAAACAATGATGATTAACATGGGAGAGCACTAAAATGGGACGATATGATCTGAGTGATGAAGCAAAAGCCACTGATCAAGAACTCAGTTCCGCGGCAGACAAACTTGTACAGCTGAGCGATAAGAAAATAGCAGAGTTGCTACCAAGACATGCTGACCAGAAAGAGCTAAAAAAAGTGATTGATGCCGTTAATCGGGCCAGTACTTCAAATGCTAAACGCACTGCCATAGCTAAGAATTTAAAGAACGTTTCAGAAGTTGTACGCAAAGTAATGAAAGCATTTATGTAGCAAAGGTACGGTGTTAAGGATAGAACCTGGATTTACGTGAGTGTAGTGACCAAATCATCGATGCATAAGCTTGCATTCATAACTCAAAATGGGGCATAAACGTGTTAGAAGAAGCTGTGTATCGATGAGTCGATGAATGAAGGCCAGAGAACGATGCTCTGGCCTATCAGTTTTTCTACAGTACGAACGGTTTTCTACATTAACCCCTCATAGTAACAAACTCTTCTGCGCCCGTTGGATGGATAGCGACCACGGCATCAAAGTCAGCCTTGGTGGCGCCCATCTTGATGGCAACGCCAAAACCCTGAAGGATTTCATCCATGCCAAAGCCAATACCATGAATCCCGACGACTTTTTCATCGGCGCCGGCACAAACCAGCTTCATCTTACAAGCCTGACGGTGAGCAGTAACCGCAGTGTACATGGAGGTAAAGGATGAAGTGTAGACCTTAACCTGATCCTCACCGAAGCGCTCTTTGGCCTCAGGCTCTGTCAGCCCCATGGTGCCAATTGGCGGGTGGCTGAAGACCACAGTCGGGATGCAGTCATAGTCCATCTTGGCATCCGGCATGGCGCCAAAGAGACGCTCTGACAGCAAGCGACCCGCCTTTACGGCAACCGGTGTCAGCTCCACTCCGCCCGCCATGATGTCACCGACACAGTAAACCCCTTTGGCGCTGGTGTTTTGCTGGGCATCAGTTATCACATATCCCTTGGGATCCAACTGCACATCGGTATTTTCAAGGCCGATATTGCCTGTGGCCGGTGCCCGACCTATGGCCCAGATAAGGCAGTCCACTGTGTACTCTTCAGCGTTTTCCAGCACCAGAGTCAGGCTGCCATCGGCATTTTTACGCACTTCCTTGGGAATACTCTGGGTATGCAGCGAAGGCCCTTCGCTGGCCATGGACTCCATCAGTGTTTCATAGAGCATG contains these protein-coding regions:
- the gorA gene encoding glutathione-disulfide reductase; the encoded protein is MAQHFDYICLGAGSGGIASANRAAMRGAKVLLIEAKHLGGTCVNVGCVPKKVMWYGAQVAEAMHLYAKDYGFDVSVNLFDWNTLVASREAYIERIHGSYERGLANNKVTVVNGYGRFVDNHTIEVDGEHYSAEHILIATGGAPSIPDIPGAEHGIDSDGFFALREQPKRVAVVGAGYIAVEIAGVLHALGSETHLFVRKHAPLRNFDPMLYETLMESMASEGPSLHTQSIPKEVRKNADGSLTLVLENAEEYTVDCLIWAIGRAPATGNIGLENTDVQLDPKGYVITDAQQNTSAKGVYCVGDIMAGGVELTPVAVKAGRLLSERLFGAMPDAKMDYDCIPTVVFSHPPIGTMGLTEPEAKERFGEDQVKVYTSSFTSMYTAVTAHRQACKMKLVCAGADEKVVGIHGIGFGMDEILQGFGVAIKMGATKADFDAVVAIHPTGAEEFVTMRG